In Candidatus Cloacimonadota bacterium, the sequence TATATGGAAAGAAACTTTTACTCTCATCGATAATCCGTATGACCTGATCAATCCGGATGATGAATTTATTTGGCCTTATGTTCAGATCGGTCCTTCTCCGGTTCCTGATAAAAGGAGGGTTTATGTTTATGCAAATAATTCTGCGTTTAATACTCCGTCAGGAAATCCATGCGGAAATATTTTAATCGCTTATGCTGATTTTGAAACAGCAGACTTGGATGCAGAATCTGAACTCGAATGGACATATCAAACAATTCCTTTATTAGATCAATGGCATAATGAAGATCCCTGGATCAGACCGTTTTTAGCGATGGCAGTTTCGGATGATGGTAAGATCGCTTTTGTGGGATGGAATACAGAAGATGAGATTTTTGTTTTTTTGAATGAGAATTATGGCGAAGATGGCTTCGATTATTATTCGGAAGATTATAAGATTTATGTTGATAATCCTTTTCCGGATGATCCTCATGATTATTATTTTACTTTTAATAATTGCACCCATTTTAATGCAATTTTCACTGAAGATAACAATAATATCTGTTTTGAGGGAACGATGGGATTACATGGTGAAGATCCTAATGGTGGAGATGATATTTATTTCCCGTATTATATTTATCCAAAAGTATTTTCATTCGATTTATTTTTAGAAGAATTCTGTTTCTTTGATCTTTACCCGCAAGGTGCAAATCCAAATGACGAAATTCTTATGCTTCCCTGGGATTTGAATGAAGATGGAATTCCGGATAGTGTGGATGAAGATGGTAATGTCATTCCGGTTCAAGGTTGGCCTATTTACTATTATGATAATGAAATGGCTTACAATGTAAATTATTTTTATATAGCAAAGAATGATGAAAAAAACTGGCTGGCAGCAGTCTGGTCAGATGGTTTGAAGTCAAAATACGCGAATGCGGGTGAAGATGAATACTTTGATTGGTTGGAAGTTCCTGAAATTGCTATCAGCATTTCCAACAATAATGGAGAAACCTGGTCTGAACCGATTTTCCTGAACTCTCTCGAAACTCCCGAACTTGCTGAAATGATCCCTTGTTATATCTATCCCGGAGATTTAATTGAGGATTTAGGAAACGAGCACGGTAAACTACATCTTTTCTTTTTGGACGATTATAATTATAGTCATGGCGGAGGATGGTTTAATGGTAATGGTATGCTCAAATATACAGCTCTCGATATAGATTTTGGTTATAATGTTGCAGTTGATGAAAATGATATAAGTAGTGCAGAACTTGTTCTGCAATCTTATCCGAATCCCTTCCATTCCGAAACAACGATCTCGTTCAATGTAACACAAACCTCCCGGTTTGTGACTCTCGAAATATTCAACATCAAAGGACAACGCATTCGAGAATTAGAAATTATAAATGATAAATTAGAAATGAATAAGGTTATTTGGGACGGAACTGATGACAATGGAAAACTACT encodes:
- a CDS encoding T9SS type A sorting domain-containing protein yields the protein IWKETFTLIDNPYDLINPDDEFIWPYVQIGPSPVPDKRRVYVYANNSAFNTPSGNPCGNILIAYADFETADLDAESELEWTYQTIPLLDQWHNEDPWIRPFLAMAVSDDGKIAFVGWNTEDEIFVFLNENYGEDGFDYYSEDYKIYVDNPFPDDPHDYYFTFNNCTHFNAIFTEDNNNICFEGTMGLHGEDPNGGDDIYFPYYIYPKVFSFDLFLEEFCFFDLYPQGANPNDEILMLPWDLNEDGIPDSVDEDGNVIPVQGWPIYYYDNEMAYNVNYFYIAKNDEKNWLAAVWSDGLKSKYANAGEDEYFDWLEVPEIAISISNNNGETWSEPIFLNSLETPELAEMIPCYIYPGDLIEDLGNEHGKLHLFFLDDYNYSHGGGWFNGNGMLKYTALDIDFGYNVAVDENDISSAELVLQSYPNPFHSETTISFNVTQTSRFVTLEIFNIKGQRIRELEIINDKLEMNKVIWDGTDDNGKLLSSGIYLIKFKSDKNVISKKITLIR